One segment of bacterium DNA contains the following:
- a CDS encoding ATP-grasp domain-containing protein: MKKKIGFTYNLKSDWQHSPNDPVDAAAELDKEATIRHVEEALGDGGHAVKRIGNAFSLLSQIKNLDVDIVLNICEGLRGRNRESEVPVILEMFGIPFIGSDGLTLGITLDKLASKKFFFAEGIPTPRYFQAKPGNNLENLNTIGFPLFVKASREGTSKGITKASLVRTPKELKEQVDIVHMLYKQPALVEEFISGTEFTVLVIGNENPEPMPVIQYMMNNTLELGDRFYTSKDVVEKSVGCICPTDIPKSLEKKLKDVSVAVYEAVDCRDFGRVDFRVDTEGNPYVLEINPLPNLGPEDVFGTFPQAAGLTYAQAINKIVDVALKRYGM; this comes from the coding sequence ATGAAAAAAAAGATTGGGTTTACCTACAACCTGAAAAGCGACTGGCAACATTCTCCAAACGATCCCGTGGATGCTGCCGCAGAACTCGATAAAGAAGCTACAATTAGGCATGTTGAGGAGGCTCTCGGAGATGGTGGCCATGCGGTGAAACGCATCGGTAACGCTTTTTCGCTCTTATCGCAAATCAAAAACCTTGATGTGGATATTGTGCTCAATATCTGCGAAGGCTTGAGGGGGCGTAACCGAGAATCCGAAGTGCCCGTAATTCTGGAAATGTTCGGTATTCCGTTTATCGGCTCTGACGGTCTCACGTTGGGGATTACTCTCGACAAGTTGGCTTCAAAGAAGTTCTTTTTTGCCGAAGGAATTCCGACACCGCGTTATTTTCAAGCAAAGCCGGGAAACAATCTGGAGAACTTAAACACAATCGGTTTTCCGCTTTTTGTAAAAGCCTCACGGGAAGGAACCTCGAAAGGAATTACCAAAGCCTCACTTGTGCGGACTCCAAAGGAGTTGAAAGAGCAAGTTGATATTGTGCACATGCTGTACAAACAACCGGCTCTTGTCGAGGAATTCATCAGTGGAACTGAATTCACCGTGCTGGTAATCGGGAATGAAAATCCCGAACCAATGCCGGTTATACAGTACATGATGAACAACACACTTGAGCTCGGTGACCGTTTTTACACATCAAAAGATGTTGTCGAAAAGTCAGTGGGCTGTATTTGCCCGACAGACATTCCCAAGAGCCTTGAGAAGAAACTGAAAGACGTTTCCGTTGCCGTGTATGAGGCCGTGGACTGCCGCGATTTTGGAAGGGTGGATTTCAGGGTTGATACCGAGGGAAACCCGTATGTCCTTGAAATCAATCCGCTTCCCAACCTGGGTCCGGAAGATGTGTTCGGCACATTTCCACAAGCTGCGGGTTTGACTTATGCCCAGGCGATAAACAAGATTGTGGACGTTGCCTTAAAGCGCTACGGTATGTGA
- the dut gene encoding dUTP diphosphatase — MILKAKKLFPEAILPHYVHEGDAGLELYASQETTLKPGERTSVPTGIALEIPDGYVGLVWDKSGLSHNHGLKTLGGVIDSGYRGEVKVGVINLSSENYTFEKGHKIAQMLVQKIERLEVTEADSLSESDRGHKGFGSTGK; from the coding sequence ATGATTTTGAAGGCTAAAAAGCTTTTTCCTGAAGCCATTCTTCCGCACTATGTGCACGAAGGGGATGCCGGGTTGGAATTATACGCCTCTCAGGAAACAACCCTTAAACCCGGTGAAAGAACGTCGGTGCCGACGGGTATCGCGCTTGAAATTCCGGACGGTTACGTCGGGCTTGTGTGGGATAAAAGTGGACTTTCCCACAATCATGGTCTCAAAACCCTTGGCGGTGTCATTGATTCGGGATATCGCGGTGAGGTAAAAGTGGGCGTTATCAATCTTTCTTCCGAAAACTATACGTTTGAAAAGGGACACAAGATTGCCCAAATGCTTGTGCAAAAAATTGAACGTTTGGAAGTAACCGAGGCCGACTCCCTTTCCGAATCGGACCGAGGACACAAGGGTTTTGGAAGCACAGGCAAATAA
- the argS gene encoding arginine--tRNA ligase: protein MKEKLERVIKEMLKKVGIKNPAKVTIERPADSSHGDYSTNVALTYCKDFSLSPHDLALKLASELERHKPEEVEKIEIAGPGFINFFLSKQFLADSVKEILKQKNSFGQNKTLSKEGVMVEYTDPNPFKEFHIGHLMSNTIGESISRLLEWNGAKVRRANYQGDVGIHVAKALWGKLKDPASSWGQTYAQGAKQYDENETAKKEIAELNKKIYARSDTEINKLYDQGKSESLKQFEKMYTRLGTRFDFFFFESSTGEFGKGIVQENTPGIFEKSDGAVVFKGEPYGLHTRVFLNSDGLPTYETKELGLAEIKYEKYAYTKSIVITGNEVNDYFKVLLKVLELISPDLASKTLHISHGMLRLPEGKMSSRTGNVITAESLIDEVREKVKEKVSDRDLTDGEKEIISEQVAVGAIKYSILKQASGKDIIFDFDKSLSFEGDSGPYLQYAHTRAKSILVKAREEGIKEDARKGNPGSLERLLVHFSEVVEHAGKEHEPHYVVTYLTELAGAFNSFYAKEKIVDSKDLASAYKVALTSAVAAVLKNGLTLLGIPAPDKM from the coding sequence ATGAAAGAAAAACTGGAACGGGTTATCAAAGAAATGCTCAAAAAAGTCGGAATCAAAAACCCGGCAAAAGTCACTATTGAGCGTCCCGCCGACTCTTCCCATGGAGATTATTCCACCAATGTCGCCCTTACATACTGCAAGGACTTTTCGCTTTCTCCTCACGACCTTGCCTTAAAGCTTGCTTCCGAACTTGAAAGACACAAACCCGAAGAGGTTGAAAAAATCGAAATTGCCGGCCCCGGGTTTATCAATTTCTTTCTTTCGAAGCAGTTTCTTGCCGACTCGGTAAAGGAGATTCTCAAACAAAAAAATTCATTTGGCCAAAACAAAACGTTAAGTAAAGAGGGGGTAATGGTTGAGTACACCGACCCAAATCCGTTCAAGGAGTTCCACATAGGTCATTTGATGTCCAATACCATCGGTGAATCAATTTCACGGCTTTTGGAATGGAACGGCGCGAAAGTCAGACGTGCAAATTACCAAGGCGATGTGGGCATTCATGTTGCAAAAGCCTTGTGGGGCAAACTCAAAGACCCCGCATCCTCGTGGGGGCAAACCTACGCTCAGGGAGCGAAACAATATGACGAAAACGAGACAGCAAAAAAAGAAATTGCCGAACTCAACAAAAAAATATACGCCCGGAGCGATACGGAAATAAACAAACTCTATGACCAAGGGAAAAGCGAAAGCCTAAAACAATTTGAAAAAATGTATACGCGCCTCGGAACGAGGTTCGATTTCTTTTTTTTCGAAAGCAGTACGGGAGAATTCGGAAAGGGGATTGTCCAGGAGAATACTCCCGGAATATTTGAAAAAAGTGACGGGGCGGTCGTGTTTAAAGGAGAACCGTACGGACTTCATACTCGTGTGTTTTTAAATTCCGACGGGCTCCCCACATATGAAACAAAAGAATTGGGTCTTGCGGAAATAAAATACGAAAAATACGCATACACGAAATCGATTGTAATTACCGGTAATGAGGTGAATGATTACTTCAAAGTACTGCTTAAAGTGCTTGAACTTATTTCACCCGACTTGGCCTCAAAAACCCTTCATATTTCTCACGGAATGCTCCGCCTACCAGAGGGAAAAATGTCATCGCGAACAGGTAATGTCATCACGGCGGAATCTCTGATTGACGAAGTGAGGGAAAAAGTGAAAGAAAAAGTATCCGACAGGGATTTAACGGACGGAGAGAAAGAAATAATTTCCGAACAGGTGGCGGTTGGGGCGATAAAATATTCGATTCTTAAACAGGCGTCGGGAAAAGATATTATTTTTGATTTTGATAAATCGCTTTCCTTTGAGGGTGATTCAGGCCCTTATCTGCAGTACGCGCATACACGGGCAAAATCAATACTTGTCAAAGCACGGGAAGAGGGAATCAAAGAAGATGCGAGGAAGGGGAATCCAGGCAGTCTTGAGAGATTACTCGTTCACTTCTCCGAAGTGGTTGAGCATGCCGGCAAAGAGCACGAACCGCATTATGTTGTCACGTATCTTACGGAACTTGCGGGCGCTTTTAACAGTTTTTATGCCAAAGAAAAAATTGTCGATTCCAAAGACCTCGCATCAGCCTATAAAGTGGCTCTTACTTCTGCGGTTGCGGCAGTTCTTAAAAACGGCTTAACCTTGCTCGGAATTCCAGCACCCGACAAGATGTAA